The following proteins come from a genomic window of Acidobacteriota bacterium:
- a CDS encoding sigma-70 family RNA polymerase sigma factor, whose amino-acid sequence MQREEHRAIEEILQGCRQGDQEAFAELFERHKDQVWGLAFHLSRDADLAEDLTQQVFLKLFDKVKLFRGQSEFSTWLHRVVVNAFLDHKRRKRPDYDLEDAAAAPALRHDPPQERRLARKEMSQEVRRGLQQLSVKLRAPLVLRYLGGLSYQEIAQVLDLSPGTVASRISRGHARLAEVLKHLREVPGGKVEVPGGRSDSNEGS is encoded by the coding sequence ATGCAGCGAGAAGAGCATAGAGCGATTGAGGAGATCCTGCAGGGTTGCCGGCAAGGCGATCAAGAGGCGTTCGCGGAGTTGTTCGAACGTCACAAGGACCAGGTCTGGGGCTTGGCTTTTCACCTCAGCCGCGACGCCGACCTGGCCGAGGACCTCACCCAGCAGGTATTCCTCAAGCTCTTCGACAAGGTGAAGCTGTTCAGGGGGCAGTCCGAGTTCTCGACTTGGCTTCACCGGGTGGTGGTTAATGCCTTTCTCGACCATAAGCGGCGCAAGCGTCCCGACTACGATTTGGAGGACGCAGCAGCAGCTCCGGCACTGCGCCACGATCCGCCCCAGGAACGGCGGCTGGCCCGCAAGGAAATGTCGCAGGAGGTACGCCGAGGCCTGCAACAGCTTTCCGTCAAGCTGCGCGCGCCCTTGGTGCTGCGCTACCTGGGAGGGCTCTCCTATCAGGAAATCGCCCAGGTTCTGGACCTCTCGCCGGGCACCGTGGCCTCCCGCATCAGCCGAGGCCACGCCAGGCTGGCCGAGGTGTTGAAGCACCTCAGGGAAGTTCCGGGTGGCAAAGTGGAAGTTCCAGGCGGGCGGAGTGATTCGAATGAGGGATCTTGA
- a CDS encoding tetratricopeptide repeat protein — protein MGKEISPGRRSTFKVAAFLLPFLFLALLEGGLRLVGFGDSYPLFVESSQAPGYLMANPRVIRRFMVDEAHTPRLRIRPVFFPRRKGEDTFRIFVQGGSSAEGYPYGYAASLSGMLQQRLQRTFPQRRIELVTTAMSAVTSYTLLDFVDEIIEQSPDAVVIYAGHNEYLGILGVGSGYSVGRRRPLVLSFLWLRDLRLFQLIQRTVSALKPRPPEGGRSQRTLMATIASEQEIPYDSDLYRRGIEQYRANLGAILSRYRAAGIPVLIGTLACNERDQPPFISRPSAGTDEDELQGHLEAGEEHLRSERPSQALAAFRQAVELDDTHAGAHYALARALDRLGRFSEARQEYLAAKDRDQLRFRAPEAVNQVIRQAAARHGAHLVEVRQALSRAARDGIVGSDLMLEHLHPNIEGYFEMADAYYQAFRQMGLIGAWTHPVSRETAWRVAPVTEVDRLYGHWRAQYLMSDWPFSEQKRYFQPPTANSRPEKIAFDYYKGRYQWPAAMRALLTHCIRDKQVEEAAKVAMLLAEAFPHQSDDQAVAHHWLKRAGRPEADIYLRRSQ, from the coding sequence ATGGGGAAAGAGATATCGCCGGGCCGGCGCAGTACCTTCAAGGTGGCGGCCTTTCTGCTGCCTTTTCTTTTCCTGGCACTGCTGGAGGGGGGCTTGCGCCTGGTCGGATTCGGTGATTCCTACCCTCTCTTTGTCGAATCCTCCCAAGCGCCCGGCTATCTGATGGCCAATCCGCGGGTGATCCGGCGCTTTATGGTGGACGAGGCGCATACGCCCCGGCTCAGGATTCGCCCCGTCTTTTTCCCACGCCGCAAGGGTGAGGACACTTTCCGCATCTTCGTTCAGGGCGGCTCCAGCGCCGAAGGCTATCCTTACGGCTACGCCGCCTCCCTCTCGGGAATGCTGCAGCAGCGCCTGCAAAGGACCTTCCCGCAGCGCAGGATCGAGCTCGTCACTACCGCCATGTCGGCCGTCACTTCCTACACCTTGCTCGACTTTGTCGACGAGATCATCGAGCAGAGCCCAGACGCGGTCGTCATCTATGCCGGCCACAACGAATACCTGGGCATTTTGGGCGTGGGCTCGGGATACTCGGTGGGACGGCGGCGGCCCTTGGTGCTGTCCTTTCTTTGGCTGCGTGATCTGCGCCTCTTCCAACTCATCCAGAGGACGGTAAGCGCCCTTAAGCCCCGACCCCCGGAAGGCGGACGCTCGCAGCGAACCTTGATGGCCACCATCGCCTCCGAACAGGAGATACCCTATGATTCGGACCTTTACCGCCGCGGCATCGAGCAGTACCGGGCCAATCTCGGAGCCATCCTGAGCCGTTACCGCGCTGCCGGAATACCGGTGCTGATCGGTACGCTGGCGTGCAATGAGCGCGATCAACCCCCATTCATCAGCAGGCCCTCTGCCGGGACCGACGAAGACGAGCTGCAGGGTCATCTGGAGGCAGGCGAAGAGCATCTGCGTTCTGAGCGCCCTAGCCAGGCCCTGGCGGCCTTTCGACAAGCCGTTGAACTCGACGATACCCATGCCGGCGCCCACTACGCCTTAGCCCGGGCTCTCGACCGGCTGGGACGCTTCAGCGAGGCCCGTCAGGAATACTTGGCGGCCAAGGACCGTGACCAGTTGCGCTTCCGTGCCCCCGAGGCTGTCAACCAGGTCATCCGGCAGGCTGCCGCCCGCCATGGCGCCCATTTGGTCGAAGTCCGGCAGGCCCTCTCGCGCGCGGCCCGCGACGGCATCGTGGGCAGCGACCTGATGCTGGAGCACCTCCATCCCAACATCGAGGGCTATTTCGAGATGGCCGACGCCTACTACCAAGCCTTTCGCCAGATGGGGCTGATCGGAGCTTGGACCCATCCCGTCTCTCGCGAAACGGCCTGGAGGGTGGCCCCCGTAACTGAGGTCGACCGCCTCTACGGTCACTGGCGGGCCCAGTACCTGATGTCGGACTGGCCCTTTAGCGAGCAGAAGCGATACTTTCAACCTCCCACTGCCAACAGCCGTCCCGAGAAGATCGCCTTTGACTACTACAAGGGCCGCTACCAGTGGCCTGCCGCTATGCGCGCCCTCCTCACCCACTGCATCCGCGACAAGCAGGTCGAGGAAGCCGCCAAGGTAGCCATGCTGCTGGCTGAGGCCTTTCCCCACCAATCTGACGATCAAGCCGTCGCCCACCATTGGCTCAAACGGGCCGGCCGTCCCGAGGCCGACATCTATCTCCGCCGCTCTCAGTAA
- a CDS encoding DUF1499 domain-containing protein: protein MVAMGKESKAVQAAGLAIVLLALLVLAAGPAGTHWGLWRPLTGFILFMGAAVVGGVLGLILSLAGLWAARGAKAGSGAAKSALLLSLAMLAVIVAAVAMGSRVPAIHDIATDMEDPPAFEQAVHMPANGGRDLAYPHGSPDTPALQREAYPDIETLRLEAAPAEAFKRALQAAHDLGWSTTWSNHALMRFEAYDRTAFFAFEDDVSVRVRPHPQGGSIVDVRSTSRVGRSDFGTNAERVRNFLKRVENPPSS, encoded by the coding sequence ATGGTTGCCATGGGAAAGGAATCGAAGGCGGTTCAAGCAGCAGGTTTGGCCATCGTCCTGCTGGCATTGCTGGTTCTGGCGGCGGGACCGGCGGGAACGCATTGGGGACTGTGGCGTCCGCTGACAGGATTCATCCTCTTCATGGGCGCGGCGGTCGTGGGAGGCGTGCTGGGACTCATCCTTTCCCTGGCCGGGCTGTGGGCCGCCCGTGGCGCCAAGGCGGGCAGCGGAGCCGCCAAGTCGGCCCTGCTGCTTTCGCTGGCCATGCTGGCCGTCATCGTGGCGGCGGTGGCGATGGGCTCGCGCGTACCGGCCATCCACGATATCGCCACCGACATGGAAGATCCGCCGGCCTTCGAGCAAGCCGTGCATATGCCCGCCAATGGGGGACGGGATCTGGCCTATCCCCATGGAAGCCCTGACACGCCTGCCTTGCAGCGTGAGGCTTATCCCGACATCGAAACCTTGCGGCTGGAAGCGGCGCCCGCGGAAGCTTTCAAACGGGCCCTGCAGGCCGCCCACGACCTGGGTTGGTCGACGACCTGGTCGAATCATGCCTTGATGCGATTCGAGGCTTATGACCGGACGGCTTTTTTCGCCTTCGAGGACGACGTCAGCGTACGTGTGCGTCCTCACCCCCAGGGCGGATCGATAGTCGATGTCCGATCCACCTCACGGGTGGGGCGAAGCGACTTCGGTACCAACGCCGAACGCGTCCGCAATTTCCTGAAACGAGTGGAGAATCCTCCCTCATCGTAA